tatttctttttgtctacttgctttagggttagtttgctgatcattctgtaGCCTTTTCagctgttcagttaggtctttagctttagctctttcttgcttttgatatatgcatttagagctataaatttccctctcagcactgcctttgctgcttcccacaggttttgatatattgtgttctcattttcattagtctctagatatttatcaatttctcttgcaatttcttctttgacccactggttgtttaggagtgtgctgtttaacctccatatatttgtgaaagatctggttctttgtggtggttgatttctagttgcatgccattgtggtcagagaatgtgctttgaataatttcaatctttttaaatttattaagccttgttttgtgccccagtatatgatctatcctggaaaacgttctatgggcactagagaagaatgtgtatcctggtagtTTGGgttgtaatgatctatatatgtctattcaatctaattcatttatcatattgtttagattctcaatttccttattggttctctgtctagttgttctatctatagaagagggaggtgtattgaagtctctcactattgtagatgtgtctattgctcccttcagtttagccaatgtttgcctcatgtatttggagctccttgattgagtgcataaacatctaaaattgttatttcttctttggtgaattatcccttttattaataaactgtgtccttctttatctcttatgacatctttgcatttaaagtgtattttgtccaaaattggtatagctaccccagctttctttcgATTAcagtttgtgtggaatatttttttccaccctttcactttcagtctctttgtgtcacagggtctaagatgagtctcctgtaaacagcatatcgttgggtgatttttttttaaattcagttttattgagatatattcacataccatacaatcatccatggtgtacaatcaactgttcacagtaccatcacgtagttgtgcatgtgcattcatcaccccaatctatttttgaacattttccttacaccagaaagaatcgtaataagaataaaaaataaaaataagaaaagaacacccaaatcattcccccatcccaccctatttttcatttacgttttgtccccatttttctactcatccatccatacactggataaagggggtgcgatccacagggttttcataatcatactgtcaccccttgtaagcttcattgttatacaattgtcttcaagagtcaaggctactgggttggagtttggtagtttcagatatttacttctagctattctaatatactaaaacctaaaaagtgttatctatatagtgtgtaagaatgtccaccggagtgacctctcaactccatttaaaatctctcagccactgaagctttatttcgtttcatttcgcatcccccttttggtcaagaagatgttctcaatcccacaatgccaggtccagattcatccccaggagtcatatcctgcgttgccagggagatttacacccctgggagtcaggtcccacgtaggggggagggcagcaagatcacccaccaaggtggcttacttagagagagagggccacatctgagcaacaaagaggcactcagggggagactcttaggcacagttataagcaggtttagcttctccttgcagcaacaagcttcataggggccagccccaagacagagggctcagcatgtcaagccgtcagtccccattgtttgtgagaacatcagcaatgatccagatgaggaagtccaacacctctgcattctctccagctcttcagggggccccgaatacatatttttattctccacccaaatcaCTTTagtatgtgttgctatttcattctgaTCTATATAGACCTACcacagctcacttcctattcaaagttccatgtaattgtagtgtttgaacagactgtagaagttatatcaTTTAGTagatatagatcctacaccaaataaacatctcttcccttggcctcacatggaagttgaagtttgaacacagtcagtttcaaccttcatgttgggtcatatttttaaatccattctaccattctgtaccttttaattgcagagtttaatccattcacattgaaagttattactgtgaagggatcAATTTATCTTTAATGGCACCATGAGGAggatgtaccatagtttatttaaccagtcctTTATTGTCAGTCACTTGAATTGGTTCCAGTCATTTCCAACCAGTGCTGAAATGGGTGACTTTCTACTTGCCTCATTTCCTACTTGTGCAGAATAAATTTCTAGAAGCACAATCGTGAGGGTCAAAAAGTACATGAATTTATAATTCTGATAGATAATACCAAATTGCCCTCCATGGAATTTTACCAGTTTTCATCCCCTCAGGCCTATTTCCTGATGACTTCAATGACTTCAGGATTGTTTCCAATCTGATAGGTGAAAACTGGTATCTTACTTTGAACATTCATTTATCTTATCATGAAtgaggctgagcatcttttcatatgtttaggGGACATTTGCACTTCTTTTAATGTGCGTGAACCACCTGTACATGTTGTTTACttgtttttcaattcatttttcccTAGAAGCTCTTTCTGTATAGGGAAATTGCCCCTTATCGGTAATATAgctggaaatattttttccatctacGCGCTTGACTTTTCTTATGTTGTTCTTGCCATGCAgaagtttatttttatgtagtcaGGGTTATTAATTGTTTCTTTAAGGattctggactttttttttttttccacatagaaAGGGTTTTGGAATGCCTGGAAAGGTGGGGGGGTTGGTCAGATTGGGAGCTGTGCTGAACAGAATGAGAATGGCCGTACAGGGGATAGGACTGAGGGCGCttggaaagaggaaggtgaggcaTGGCAGGATTACTGGGATGAGCAGGAAAACAAGGCAAGCTGAAGTCATTTTCAGGCCTTGGTTCTAACATTGATTCTTTGGGGTGAAGTTGCCCTTCATCTGATCACCAAAGTACCCCACACTTCCCCAATTAGAGCTTTACAGTTTGTGTGTATGAATTAAGGCCAATGCACCTTATCAGAACCAAACCACTGAAGGACACGTCATCATATCCAGAACCAACATGTTAGGGTTCACTCAGTATAAAGCCTTGAGCTTTCATAGCTTGATGACATTCTCAGTGCAGGGGCACACACTGTCCCTTCACCCTCCTAACGCTAGGAGGCCGAGTCTCTGGTCAGGGGCCCTGGACTTTGagacacctccccccaccccataccACATCCAGTCCACAGTGACAGCTTAGGCAGTTGCTGGGCAAAGAGAGAATATGTCACCTACAAAGAATCTAATGAGCCATTGTAGACACCACCGAGAGGTTAGGATACTGTGGCCTTCTACCCCTATCCCAAAGAAGTCTCtctgtgtgtacgtgtgtgtaagGCCTCTGGATTTTGAATTAGAGTTAGAAACTCCACTCCAAGGTTATAAAGGAATATGCCCattttttcttctaggacttttgcGGTTTCATTTTTTACACTGGAATCTTTTATCTATTTGGTGTTTAGTCTGTTGGAAGGGGTCAGATATGAATACTTACTTTATCTTAGATTTTTGAAagttctcaaattaaaaaaaataaataaataaagtccaATGTGAACCAAATGTCTCACGTGCAGGGATATGAGCACCAATGACTGAGACCcacttctcccttttcttctttctgcagaTGAGTTTGACAATGCCCACTTCACACTCCTGGGTGTCCCCAACAAACCCCTGCAGTGCTTGGTGAGTGTCCTTTGCCCTGGCCCTGAGTTTGCTCAGGGGAGAGGAACAAAGCCCCTGCCAAGCCCCTGCCAACCCCCAGCCCCAAGCACTCAGGTCCTGGGCTCATCCCTTCCAGAACCTAAGCTCTGCTGCCTGCTTGGGATGCGCCTGCACGTCCCCAGCCCTCGCCTCAGACACGCCCTCCTGTCAGATGGGAAGAGTGTCAGCTCCCGCCTACGGGGTGGTCTGGgacgcccccacccccaggcttccGCACCGACCCGGCGGCCTTGACCCTGTCGCCCTGGCAGGACATCACGGCCACCGGCCAGAAGCTCCGAGACAGGCACCTCCAGGGGAAGCTGGCGCCGGTCGCGCCGGGCATCAGCCGGGTGAACTGGCCCTGCTTCACGCGCGCCGTCGAGGACTGGTCCCGCTTCGCGTCCGCGGCCGGCGAGTTGAAGCTGCCCTGCCTGGACAAGAGGGGTCGGTCTACCGGGCGCAGAGGACGCGCTGGGAGGCTGCGGATTTGCGGGTCCGCGGagctggggcggggggtgggagCGGACGGGCTGCTTCTAGGGGCGGGAGTGAGGGGCTTGTTGGGGGCCGGGCTGGGGACCCAGGAAGGGCTCTATCTCCGCAGTCAAGAGCTTCAGCGGCTACGCGGTGCGGCACTTGAAGCCGGACGTGACCCAGAGCTGGCGGGTAGGGAGCGCTGCGTGCTGACCCGTCCTCGGGGGCCCTGGTGCGGAGCGGCTGACAGTGGGGCCGCCCAGTCCCCGGGGCCAAGATCCCCAGCTAGGGGCGCTGTGTAGGGCGTGTGCGAGGGGTCCGTGGGCCCCTGTTCCccgacccacccccacccccctccctctGGGCCGCCCCAGTATTGCCTCAGTCAGAACCCCAGCCTGCAGCGCTACGGACAGAAGCCCCTGCCTTTCGACACCCTGTGAGTAACGTCACCCACCCGGGACCCCAGATCCGGGAGGAGGCAGGGTGGGGCCTTAGCCGCTGTCCCCAGCGCGCACCTAGTAGCTCTTGAAAATGCGGGCgacctgggggaaaaaaaaatgattgcatCCAATACACCGCAAGGAAATTGCGATTTcgaaatgaacaaatatttaattccTACCAAACGGAGCACTTTGTTCTCGGTCCCTGGCCACGCCCCCTTTCGGAGCGAACAGGTGAACAGGTGCAGCTCCCGGGTGGGCGTGCGGCTCCCGGCGAGGTCCGCCCCTCCGGATCCCAGCGCACGCTCCCCCCTCTTTCCCAGGAACACCTTCCGACGCTTCGGCTCCGACTACAGGTAGGGGGATGACCCCGCCGCGCCCCGCACTCGGCCACGCCCCCGCGGGGGCAGCCCCGGGGCCGCCGCTGGGCTCCGCGGGTTCTCAGAAGCCCCTCCACCCGCCGAGCTCGCGAGGGAGGCGCCCGGGCACTGGTGCCCTCCTTGTGATGCCAGGGGGCGCGAGCTCCTTCCCTCCGGAGAGATCCGCGCCAGGCAAAAGCGCAGCCCACCTAGGGGGGTGGGGTCCCACCCCGTTTGGCCCGGAGGAGGCAGATAGGCAGAGTTAGTGGGAGGAAAGCAGGGGCCAGAAGAGCaaacagacatataaaccaaatGAGGAACAGGATGGAGAATCTGCCTCCCAAGATGTGGACAGGTGATGAAAGAGGGTGAGCGTCAGAGCAGGGTCACCTCACAAGTAAAGGCGTGGAGGTGCGAAAGAGTATGGGAGGGGAAGATATTCAAGCATCTTCATCCTTTGGCCATCTTCCACCCTTCCCGCCCCACTTTCTATACTTCAGCAGCACCAGACCCCACCAAGCACAACCCCACAGCTTTGCTCCAATGCCTAGATTGTCCTCCCTGCTCTGCCTGAAAAACTCCTCCTCACTCGTTAAACCCCAGCTCAGATGTCCCATCCTCCTTGAAGTCTTCCCTgaccctccccccctcccccacaccccctCAACTTGCTCATCACATGTACAGCCCTATCTTATGGCACCCAGACTATGGCATTATAATTAACAACGAAAAGTTTGCCTTCCCCCTCCCCATGCACACACAAGGGCATGCTTTCTGTTTGTTAAATTGTAATGCTTGACAGATTAGTTTTACTAAATCAGTGAAAGATGAGTAAAGCAATACATGGTTTGGGATCAGTGGGGTATAAGGATGAAACACACCGGAAGTTCACCGAGCTTGAAAGTCAAGCAGAGTAGCTGAAATCATGTAGATGGAAATAGGGAGCCATTGAATAAGCTACAGAAAGGCAGTGCCTCAAAGGCATGAAGGTGAGCTTTGGGGGGAGGCCTAGAGAAGAGCAgcctgatatttttctcaggACATCCAGGAGGCCCCCACCTCACCCCTGTTTCTCTCCACAGTCGTGTCAACTACCTGACTCCCTGGCATTAATCTACGAAAAGGAGGCTGACCCTCAGGCTTCCAGACCATGCCACCTAAGTCCCCCCACAGAGGGCATATGGTGGCACTACCCATCTCCCCAGGAGTTCACGCTGACTGGAAATAAACCTAATGCTTCCACACAGGGACGCAccaggcctgtgtgtgtgtgtgtgtgtgtgtgtgtgtgtgtgtttatttcagGGGCCAGGGCAGGGTTACAGCCTCAGGATGAAGGGGTCTTATCCTTGCCTGCCCCATCCCAAAACCTGGAGGACTAGTCGGGGGGAGGCTGAAGGGAGATGTTGGTGACCCCAGGAGGAGAGTCAGGGTCTGAGCCCCAAGACCCAGCTGGGCATGGGGTGCAGGGGCAGGCCTGGGACTTGGGTTTTCCTTGTACCCCTGTCCCCTGCTTGTAGCCCCACACCCAAGCCCCACCCCCTCAACCCCTGAATTTGGGCCCTAAGTAAGGGGAATTAGAAGGCGGTTTTTGCCCAGAGGTATtatcctcttcaagaatatcaaccagatgcatcccccttccccatgacGTCGACACTGCTGTTCagtatgaacaggttagggtggtcactgctcagatatccctgaagtttgagacagtgatcaaacgagagggaggggcagcaacagacaagataggatttaacaaaggattatgaatgctgaacctttatataactatgtattttttttttagtttctagggtactagaataggtagaaggaaataactgacgtGCTGGAACGGTAACCCATAACATtgtttggaatttgctctataactacttgttaaatcgtgctttgaaagttatcgcctttctgtatatatgaaaggaaataactgaaattgtggaactgtaacccacaacattctttgaaatttgctaactactttttaaatcacactttgaaagttatcacttttcagtatatatgttatatttcacagttaaaaaaaaaaaaagcggttTTTGGATGCCTCCCTGTGCAGCCCTCGCCATCCCAGCATGCCTAGAACTCCCTGAAGGGGTCAAGCAGGCTCCCGGGAACGGGCCAGGCCTGTGGGCTTTGTTTCCTGTGAAGCAGCAGGGTATAGAGGCATGAACCTGGATGGGGTCCCCGAGGCTGCTCGGAGAAGAAAGTTCCCTCCTCCCTAAGCTACCACCAATGAATGTAACATCTAAGCAAAAAGTTGTCTGCTCTACCACACAGCATCAGAAGTAACCATCATTTGCCCATCAATATACCACCCCCAAACCCCTCCTGTGAAAGGAAGTCATGATGGCCCAGGTTTGGGCCAGGTCCAAACCAACCCCACCCAAAAAGGCTAAGGAGGGGTGTCTCCAGCATAGTTAGGGCAGCCAGCATCAATGCTTAGAAACTGGACCTTCCTGATAGCCCATCCCACTGCATCTGTGGCAGCCTGCAAAATGGATGGGTAAATAGCCACCAAGTTAAAGAACTGTCTGTCCACAACTTCTGGAGCTGGCATCTTTGGGGGTTGGGGTGTTCAGGGATCCACAGACCTCCCGAAATCATGTGGAAAACTGTATCCACCTGCATGTGCATTTGCCATGGGAAGgctctttgtttttttctgattccCAAGACAGCCAGTGCCCACAAAGCTTAGTTTACACCCACCCCATCCTCTCTTCCACTAATATAAACTGAGCACCCATGCATTCAAGGCTGGGTTCTCAGGTGGGAAGGGTCTAAAGATTAACACCAGCCCCTCACTTTTGGACCCTGTGTCATTCTGTTCAGAACACATCATCATGTGATCCTTTAGCTCCACCAGGCCTCGCAAGCACCTGGAAAGTGAGCAGAACAAATGCTGCCCCATTTctcagatggggagactgaggcccagatcTGGGAAGTAGCTAGCTTCAGGCCAAACTATGCATTGATACCAGAAcaagaaccagaacccaggaccCAAAGCAAGTCCCAGCTTAAAGTGTGAGGCCAATATTTGTAGAGTAAATGATTTCCCAGAATAGGGTTCTTCCTGTTGTACTTGGGTAATAAACAAGGAGGTAGTTGTGCTGTTGATTAATATGTAGACCGAGCCTGCCTTACAGACCCAaggctgcttttattttcttttacagccAGAGGTGGTGGTTATTGCTTTCACAGGGCCATGGTGTCCATCTCTCTGTCCTCAAGTATGAGGCTCTGCTGACAGCAggtgggagacaggagcacaggGAAGAGAAGACAGGAAGTGATAAGCAGATCACAGAACTCCTCCCTCCTCAGGGTCCTGGTGAGGAAGTGCCAGCCTCCCACCATTTCCTACAGGAAAAAGCCCTTTCCTCCAAAGCCCAGCAGGCAGCCCGTGCTGGTTTGGGTGTTGGGAAACCATTTGTGGACCCCCTTGGGGTGTCAGAGCTGCATTCTGCAGTTTCAAGTGCCCATCCAACATGAAAGCCCAGAGAGGGGACAGACTTGTCCACGGTTGCACAGCAGAGTCCTGGCCAGTGTGGGGCTAGGGACAGCCAGAGAGCTTCAGAGAACACTCTGGAGAGGGAGTATTTTCCTGGCCCTGCCTCCTTGCTGCTGTGTGACCAGGTAAGTGCCTCCTGGCCCAAGGGACATATGAGCCCTTCGTCTGGGCCAGCTCTGGGCTGGGGGCGGGCGGCAAGCTCAAGGTGCTGCCCCTGCCTTCAAGGTACTTCCAGTCCAGTAGGAGAGTCAGGAAGGCCCAGCCAATTCAAACCTAAAAGCAGAAGGTGATGTGCGGGCACCCCTGGACCACATTCCTTAGCCCAGGATGCTGTGAGAGGTAACACACACTAGCAGTTTAATTAAAGGTTCTTGCCCACCAATTGTGCATTTAATTCTGATATCACAAATTAAAAATGTGTGCctttgtgggatggagaacatcttcttgaccaaaagggggatgtgaaaggaaataagcttcagtggctgagagattccaaaaggagctgagaggtcactctgtaaTTAATGTAACTATTAATTtgtacgcacaatatagacaaccctttttaggttctaatgaattggaatagctagcagtaaatatctgaaactatcaaactacaacccagaacccttgaatcttgaagacgagtgtataaga
This is a stretch of genomic DNA from Choloepus didactylus isolate mChoDid1 chromosome 22, mChoDid1.pri, whole genome shotgun sequence. It encodes these proteins:
- the LOC119518878 gene encoding testis, prostate and placenta-expressed protein, whose translation is MARIIDLVPWDDGSTLVYASPAILLPVERQRNMLAGVKRQLYHPALPTLRRMDMDTVKACLPDEHCQSSTYCCKDEFDNAHFTLLGVPNKPLQCLDITATGQKLRDRHLQGKLAPVAPGISRVNWPCFTRAVEDWSRFASAAGELKLPCLDKRVKSFSGYAVRHLKPDVTQSWRYCLSQNPSLQRYGQKPLPFDTLNTFRRFGSDYSRVNYLTPWH